The proteins below are encoded in one region of Enterobacteriaceae endosymbiont of Plateumaris consimilis:
- the rplK gene encoding 50S ribosomal protein L11 yields the protein MAKKIKTYVKLQVSAGIANPSPPVGPALGQHGINIMDFCKTFNSQTSNLEKGIPIPVIITIYSDRSFTFITKTPPAAILIKKALGIKSGSSKPKLEKIGKITHEQIRQIAKLKSVDMTGINIESMMHSIEGTALSMGLIIED from the coding sequence ATGGCAAAAAAAATTAAAACTTATGTTAAATTACAAGTTTCAGCAGGTATTGCTAATCCAAGCCCTCCTGTTGGACCTGCATTAGGACAACATGGAATTAATATAATGGATTTTTGTAAAACTTTTAATTCTCAAACTAGTAATTTAGAAAAAGGAATACCTATTCCTGTTATCATTACTATTTATTCAGATCGTTCTTTTACATTTATTACTAAAACTCCTCCAGCAGCAATTTTAATAAAAAAAGCTTTGGGAATTAAATCTGGTTCTAGTAAACCAAAATTAGAAAAAATAGGTAAAATAACTCATGAACAAATTCGTCAAATAGCAAAATTAAAATCTGTAGATATGACAGGAATAAATATTGAATCAATGATGCATTCTATAGAAGGGACAGCGCTTTCAATGGGATTAATAATAGAGGATTAA
- the nusG gene encoding transcription termination/antitermination protein NusG yields the protein MTKSIQKKWYVIQARSGFENRVAQSLKEHIHINNMNNFFGDILIPTEEVVEIRNGQRYKSERKFFPGYILINMVMKDISWHLVRGIPRVLGFVGGTSDNPSPISNKEVDIIKSRLQQIGDKPRPKILFEAGEMIRVNDGPFSDFNGIVEEVDYEKSRLKVSVSIFGRATPVDLDFSQVEKG from the coding sequence ATGACTAAATCTATACAAAAAAAATGGTATGTTATTCAAGCTAGATCTGGATTTGAAAATCGTGTTGCACAATCATTAAAAGAACATATTCATATTAATAATATGAATAATTTTTTTGGAGATATTTTAATACCTACTGAAGAAGTAGTAGAAATTCGTAATGGACAACGTTATAAAAGTGAACGTAAATTTTTTCCTGGATATATTTTAATTAATATGGTTATGAAAGATATAAGTTGGCATTTAGTTCGTGGTATTCCTAGAGTATTAGGTTTTGTAGGAGGAACTTCTGATAATCCATCTCCTATTAGTAATAAAGAAGTTGACATAATTAAAAGTCGTCTTCAACAAATTGGAGATAAACCAAGACCAAAAATATTATTTGAAGCGGGAGAAATGATTCGTGTAAATGATGGTCCTTTTTCTGATTTTAATGGGATAGTTGAAGAAGTTGATTATGAAAAAAGTCGTTTAAAAGTATCAGTATCAATTTTTGGTAGAGCAACTCCTGTTGATTTAGATTTTAGTCAAGTAGAAAAAGGATAA
- the secE gene encoding preprotein translocase subunit SecE produces the protein MINNVKFKRSKYILEYIKWTISIVLFISIIICDYLYQNIELPIRIIIICPILILIVFIILSTKTGKKIFLFIRETRIETRKVIWPSYKETLQITLIIIIITLIISLIIWCLDSILIYLISFLTNMRL, from the coding sequence ATGATTAATAATGTAAAATTCAAAAGGAGTAAATATATTTTAGAATATATAAAATGGACTATTAGTATAGTCTTATTTATTTCAATAATAATATGTGATTATTTATATCAAAATATAGAATTACCTATTAGAATAATAATTATTTGTCCTATATTAATTTTAATAGTTTTTATTATTTTATCTACTAAAACAGGAAAAAAGATATTTTTATTTATTAGAGAAACACGTATAGAAACACGTAAGGTAATTTGGCCTTCTTATAAAGAAACTTTACAAATAACTTTAATTATTATCATAATAACTTTGATTATATCATTAATTATTTGGTGTCTTGATAGTATTTTAATTTATTTAATATCATTTTTAACTAATATGAGATTATAA
- the tuf gene encoding elongation factor Tu, which yields MSKEKFKRSKPHINVGTIGHVDHGKTTLTAAITTVLSKKYGGAAKAFDQIDNAPEEKERGITINTSHVEYDTKYRHYAHVDCPGHADYVKNMITGAAQMDGAILVVAATDGPMPQTREHILLARQVGVPYIVVFLNKCDLVDDEELLELVEMEVRDLLTQYDFPGEKTPIIHGSALKALEGDIVWEKKIIELANCLDNYIPEPKRAVDQPFLLPIEDVFSISGRGTVVTGRVERGIIKVGEEVEIIGIRDTIKSTCTGVEMFRKLLDEGRAGENVGILLRGIKREEIERGQVLAKPGSIKPHTQFESEVYILSKDEGGRHTAFFKGYRPQFYFRTTDVTGTIELAKEIEMVMPGDNIKMTVTLINPIAMTDGLRFAIREGGRTVGAGIVTKILK from the coding sequence GTGTCTAAAGAAAAATTTAAACGTTCTAAACCACATATTAATGTAGGTACTATAGGACATGTTGATCATGGTAAAACAACTTTGACAGCAGCTATTACAACTGTATTATCTAAAAAATATGGTGGAGCAGCTAAAGCTTTTGATCAAATAGATAATGCTCCAGAAGAAAAAGAAAGAGGTATTACTATTAATACTTCTCATGTAGAATATGATACAAAATATCGTCATTATGCACATGTAGATTGTCCTGGACACGCTGATTATGTAAAAAATATGATTACTGGAGCTGCTCAAATGGATGGAGCTATATTAGTAGTTGCGGCAACAGATGGACCTATGCCTCAAACCAGAGAACATATTTTATTAGCAAGACAAGTTGGAGTTCCTTACATTGTTGTTTTTCTTAATAAATGTGATTTAGTTGATGATGAAGAATTATTAGAATTAGTAGAAATGGAAGTACGTGATTTACTTACTCAATATGATTTTCCAGGTGAGAAAACTCCTATTATTCATGGATCTGCTCTTAAAGCATTAGAAGGAGATATAGTTTGGGAAAAAAAAATTATTGAATTAGCAAATTGTTTAGATAATTATATACCCGAACCAAAAAGAGCTGTTGACCAACCATTTTTATTACCAATTGAAGATGTTTTTTCTATTTCTGGTAGAGGAACAGTTGTAACAGGAAGAGTAGAAAGAGGTATAATAAAAGTAGGTGAAGAAGTAGAAATTATTGGTATAAGAGATACGATAAAATCTACTTGTACAGGTGTTGAAATGTTTCGTAAATTATTAGATGAAGGTCGCGCAGGTGAAAATGTAGGTATTTTACTTCGAGGAATTAAAAGAGAAGAGATTGAAAGAGGACAAGTTTTAGCTAAACCAGGATCTATAAAACCTCATACTCAATTTGAGTCAGAAGTATATATTTTATCTAAAGATGAAGGCGGTAGACATACTGCATTTTTTAAAGGTTATCGTCCTCAATTTTATTTTAGGACTACTGATGTTACTGGTACAATAGAATTAGCAAAAGAAATCGAGATGGTAATGCCTGGTGATAACATAAAAATGACTGTAACTTTAATAAATCCTATTGCTATGACAGATGGTTTAAGATTTGCTATTCGTGAAGGTGGTAGAACTGTTGGTGCTGGAATTGTAACTAAAATATTAAAATAA
- the fusA gene encoding elongation factor G, producing the protein MSRITPITCYRNIGISAHIDAGKTTTTERILFYTGVNHKIGEVHDGAATMDWMEQEQERGITITSAATTAFWSGMANQYQAHRINIIDTPGHVDFTIEVERSMRILDGVVMIYCAVGGVQPQSETVWRQANKYKVPRIAFINKMDRMGANFLKVVYQIQKNLSTETVPIQLPIGSEDSFIGVIDLIKMKAISWNDKDQGTTFNYNQIPINLIKESKIWRQKLIESAVESDEKLMDKYLNGINLTEKEIKLSLRKRVLNNEITLITCGSAFKNKGVQAMLDAVIEFLPAPTDIPPIQGIIDNEKKILDIRQSNDDEPFSALAFKISNDPFVGNLTFFRVYSGTVSSGDLIFNPIKMQKERIGRIVQMHANKREEIKKVHAGDIAAAIGLKDVTTGDTLCSIDKSIILERMEFPEPVISIAIEPKTKIDQEKMGLALNRLTKEDPSLKTWTDKESNQTIIAGMGELHLEIIVDRMKREFNVSANIGKPQVSYRETIKKNVLNIEGKHIKQTGGRGQYGHVVIDISPIKFNKKNNIGYLFTNDIKGGVIPSEYISSIDKSIQEQLKSGPMAGYPVVNIAVRLHYGSYHDVDSSELAFKLAASIAFKNAFKQANPVLLEPIMKVEVETPEEYMGDVIGDLNRRRGIIEGIDNILTGKLIRACVPLSEMFGYATDLRSYTQGRSSYSMEFLKYTEAPNNISQIIIDSRCK; encoded by the coding sequence ATGAGTCGTATAACTCCTATAACATGTTATCGTAATATTGGTATTAGTGCACATATTGATGCTGGAAAAACTACTACTACTGAAAGAATTCTTTTTTATACTGGAGTTAATCATAAAATAGGTGAAGTACATGATGGTGCTGCCACTATGGATTGGATGGAGCAAGAACAAGAAAGAGGGATTACTATTACATCTGCAGCTACCACTGCTTTTTGGTCAGGAATGGCTAATCAATATCAAGCACATAGAATTAATATTATTGATACTCCAGGACATGTTGATTTTACAATTGAAGTAGAAAGGTCTATGAGAATTCTGGATGGTGTAGTCATGATTTATTGTGCAGTTGGTGGTGTTCAACCACAATCAGAAACAGTATGGAGACAAGCTAATAAATATAAAGTTCCAAGAATAGCATTTATAAACAAAATGGATCGTATGGGTGCTAATTTTTTAAAAGTTGTTTATCAAATACAAAAAAATTTATCTACAGAAACTGTACCAATACAATTACCTATTGGATCTGAAGATAGTTTTATTGGTGTTATAGATTTAATTAAAATGAAAGCAATAAGTTGGAATGATAAAGATCAAGGTACCACTTTTAATTATAATCAAATACCTATAAATTTAATAAAAGAATCAAAAATTTGGCGCCAAAAATTAATTGAATCTGCTGTTGAATCAGATGAAAAATTAATGGATAAATATTTAAATGGAATAAATCTTACTGAAAAAGAAATAAAATTATCTTTAAGAAAAAGAGTATTAAATAATGAAATTACTTTAATAACTTGTGGTTCTGCTTTTAAAAATAAAGGAGTACAAGCTATGTTGGATGCAGTAATTGAATTTTTACCAGCACCAACTGATATTCCTCCTATACAAGGAATTATAGATAATGAAAAAAAAATATTAGATATTCGACAATCAAATGATGATGAACCATTTTCAGCATTAGCTTTTAAAATATCAAATGATCCTTTTGTTGGCAACTTAACATTTTTCAGAGTATATTCTGGTACAGTAAGTAGTGGTGATTTAATTTTTAATCCTATTAAAATGCAAAAAGAACGAATTGGAAGAATTGTACAAATGCATGCTAATAAACGTGAAGAAATTAAAAAAGTTCATGCTGGAGATATTGCAGCAGCTATTGGTTTAAAAGATGTGACAACAGGAGATACATTGTGTTCTATAGATAAAAGTATTATTCTTGAAAGAATGGAATTTCCAGAACCTGTAATATCTATTGCTATAGAACCTAAAACTAAAATTGATCAAGAAAAAATGGGATTAGCATTAAATAGATTGACAAAAGAAGATCCATCATTAAAAACTTGGACAGATAAAGAAAGTAATCAAACTATTATTGCAGGTATGGGTGAATTGCATTTAGAAATTATAGTTGATAGGATGAAAAGAGAGTTTAATGTATCGGCTAATATTGGTAAACCTCAAGTATCTTATCGTGAAACTATAAAAAAAAATGTTCTAAATATAGAAGGTAAACATATAAAACAAACTGGTGGTAGAGGACAATATGGACATGTTGTTATAGATATATCTCCAATAAAATTTAATAAAAAAAATAACATAGGATATTTATTTACTAACGATATAAAAGGTGGTGTAATACCTAGTGAATATATTTCATCTATAGATAAAAGTATTCAAGAACAATTAAAATCTGGTCCAATGGCTGGATATCCAGTAGTGAATATTGCAGTTAGATTACATTATGGATCATATCATGATGTAGATTCATCAGAATTAGCGTTTAAATTAGCAGCTTCAATTGCATTTAAAAATGCATTTAAACAAGCTAATCCAGTATTATTAGAACCTATTATGAAAGTTGAAGTAGAAACTCCAGAAGAATATATGGGTGATGTAATAGGAGATTTAAATCGTAGAAGAGGTATTATAGAAGGTATAGATAATATTTTAACTGGTAAATTAATACGTGCATGTGTACCATTGTCTGAAATGTTTGGTTATGCTACTGATTTACGTTCTTATACTCAAGGAAGATCATCTTATTCTATGGAATTTTTAAAATATACTGAAGCACCTAATAATATTTCACAAATTATTATTGATTCTAGGTGTAAATAA
- the rpsG gene encoding 30S ribosomal protein S7 has translation MSRRRIISQRKILPDPKFDSNLLAKFINILMVNGKKSIAESIVYSALKSITKNSGKNELDNFLNALENVKPMVEVKSRRVGGSTYQVPVEVRPSRRNTLAMRWLVNAARKRNDKSMSLRLAHEISDAIENKGNAIKKKEEVHRMAEANKAFAHYRW, from the coding sequence ATGTCTCGTAGACGCATAATTAGTCAACGTAAAATATTACCAGATCCTAAATTTGATTCAAATTTACTTGCTAAATTTATTAATATTTTAATGGTTAATGGAAAAAAATCTATAGCAGAATCAATTGTTTATTCTGCTTTGAAATCAATAACTAAAAATTCTGGTAAAAATGAATTAGATAATTTTTTAAATGCATTAGAAAATGTAAAACCTATGGTTGAAGTAAAATCTCGAAGAGTAGGTGGATCTACTTATCAAGTTCCAGTAGAAGTTAGGCCTAGTAGAAGAAATACATTAGCAATGCGTTGGTTAGTAAATGCAGCAAGAAAAAGAAATGATAAATCTATGTCATTAAGATTAGCTCATGAAATTTCTGACGCTATTGAAAATAAAGGTAATGCAATTAAAAAGAAAGAAGAAGTACATCGTATGGCTGAAGCAAATAAAGCATTTGCTCATTATCGTTGGTAA
- the rpsL gene encoding 30S ribosomal protein S12: MATVNQLVRKQRTHKITKSNVPALSSCPQKRGVCIKVYTTTPKKPNSALRKVCRVRLTNGFEVTSYIPGEGHNLQEHSVVLIRGGRVKDLPGVRYHTIRGALDCSGVKERKKGRSKYGVKKPK, encoded by the coding sequence ATGGCTACAGTTAATCAATTAGTTCGAAAACAACGAACTCATAAAATTACTAAAAGTAATGTACCTGCTTTAAGTTCTTGTCCTCAAAAAAGAGGAGTATGTATTAAAGTTTATACAACTACACCTAAAAAACCAAATTCAGCATTAAGAAAAGTTTGTAGAGTTCGTTTAACTAATGGTTTTGAAGTTACTTCTTATATACCAGGAGAAGGACATAATTTACAAGAACATTCTGTAGTACTAATTCGTGGAGGTAGAGTAAAAGATTTACCCGGTGTTAGATATCATACAATTAGAGGAGCATTGGATTGTTCTGGTGTCAAAGAAAGAAAAAAAGGAAGATCTAAATATGGTGTAAAAAAACCTAAATAA
- the tusB gene encoding sulfurtransferase complex subunit TusB — MLYTLFNSPSSCNFSLLLNFLSKNDDLILIQDGILAGLHNSNSMKKIIVIKNKIPFNIFGIKNDIESRGLLKIISKKIIQIEYKDFVSLSIKNKQQIFW, encoded by the coding sequence ATGTTATACACCTTATTTAATTCACCATCATCTTGTAATTTTTCTTTACTTCTAAATTTTTTAAGTAAAAATGATGATTTAATTTTAATTCAAGATGGTATCTTGGCAGGATTACATAATAGTAATTCAATGAAAAAAATAATTGTAATTAAAAACAAAATTCCATTTAATATTTTTGGTATAAAAAATGATATAGAATCAAGAGGTTTATTAAAGATAATATCTAAAAAAATAATACAAATAGAATATAAAGATTTTGTATCTTTATCAATAAAAAATAAACAACAAATATTTTGGTAA
- the tusC gene encoding sulfurtransferase complex subunit TusC, translating to MNKVAFIFSKSPYGNSSGQAGLDAIISISSFSEDIALFFTGDGIFQIVSNQKPKKILFPNYSISFNILSICNINNYFICYNSLNILGLKNFNKKNFWTVPIKIIDSLHWKKKLKKYNIILHF from the coding sequence ATGAATAAAGTAGCTTTTATTTTTTCTAAATCTCCATATGGCAATAGTTCTGGTCAAGCAGGATTAGATGCTATAATTTCTATATCCTCATTTAGTGAGGATATAGCATTATTTTTTACAGGAGATGGTATTTTTCAGATAGTTTCTAACCAAAAACCAAAAAAAATATTATTTCCTAATTATAGTATTAGTTTTAATATTTTAAGTATTTGTAATATAAACAATTATTTTATTTGTTATAATTCTTTGAATATTTTAGGATTAAAAAATTTTAACAAAAAAAATTTTTGGACAGTACCTATTAAAATTATTGATTCTTTACATTGGAAAAAAAAACTGAAAAAATATAATATAATATTACATTTTTAA
- the tusD gene encoding sulfurtransferase complex subunit TusD, giving the protein MTFSLLVMGSPYSTQNAYSAYFFTNAVIKEKHYVKSIFFYQDGIYNANKYIQLDNYEINLVKYWKNLSNKYHINLYICISSAIKRGMILDKNKILNNQLNHNLIASEFQITSLSILAKSILTCDRFIQF; this is encoded by the coding sequence ATGACTTTTTCATTATTAGTAATGGGATCACCTTATAGCACACAAAATGCATACTCAGCATATTTTTTTACAAATGCAGTTATTAAAGAAAAACACTATGTAAAAAGTATTTTTTTTTATCAAGATGGTATTTATAATGCCAATAAATATATTCAATTAGATAATTATGAAATAAATTTAGTTAAATATTGGAAAAATTTAAGTAATAAATATCATATAAATTTATATATTTGTATTTCTTCTGCAATAAAAAGAGGCATGATTTTAGATAAAAATAAAATATTGAATAATCAATTAAATCATAATTTAATAGCAAGTGAATTTCAAATAACAAGTTTAAGTATTTTAGCTAAATCTATATTAACTTGTGATCGTTTTATACAATTTTAA
- the fkpA gene encoding FKBP-type peptidyl-prolyl cis-trans isomerase, producing the protein MKFFTKKISIFVIFIISAISLNSSAASIYKNIGWLGDHHYNSVFGYEVPSVEEKRSNLINIKKQNLFRNKTEQNSYALGVTIGKYLNHSFQEQEKINIVLNRKFIIQGIIDCINNKVKISNKELKRIITSFELEIQNATTSRIKKESIKNDIAGKKYIARFLKEKNVKRSKTGLLYQIQKLGYGKKILNKYSNVIVVVHYKGKLVDGTMFDSSYSRKMPLYINFQQIIPGWKEALQYIRKGGKIKIVIPPKLGYGYNLIPGIPANSTLIFEIELLDIKESFLKINK; encoded by the coding sequence ATGAAATTTTTTACTAAAAAAATATCAATCTTTGTTATATTTATTATTTCAGCTATAAGTTTAAATTCATCAGCAGCATCAATATATAAAAATATTGGATGGTTGGGTGATCATCATTATAATTCTGTTTTTGGTTATGAAGTACCCTCTGTTGAAGAAAAAAGATCTAATTTAATAAATATTAAAAAACAAAATTTATTTCGAAATAAAACAGAACAAAATTCTTATGCATTAGGTGTTACTATAGGAAAATATTTAAATCATTCTTTTCAAGAACAAGAAAAAATTAATATTGTATTGAATAGAAAATTTATTATTCAAGGAATAATTGATTGTATAAATAATAAAGTTAAAATATCTAATAAAGAATTAAAGAGAATTATTACATCATTTGAATTAGAAATACAAAATGCTACAACTAGTAGAATTAAAAAAGAATCAATAAAAAATGATATTGCAGGAAAAAAATATATTGCAAGATTTTTAAAAGAAAAAAATGTAAAAAGAAGTAAAACAGGATTGTTATATCAAATACAAAAATTAGGATATGGAAAAAAAATATTAAACAAATATAGTAATGTTATTGTAGTAGTACATTATAAAGGAAAATTAGTTGATGGAACTATGTTTGATAGTTCATATTCTAGAAAAATGCCATTATATATAAATTTTCAACAAATTATTCCTGGTTGGAAAGAAGCACTTCAATATATTAGAAAAGGTGGAAAAATTAAAATAGTTATACCTCCAAAATTAGGATATGGATATAATTTAATACCAGGAATTCCTGCAAATTCCACTTTAATATTTGAAATTGAATTATTAGATATTAAAGAATCTTTTCTTAAAATAAATAAATAA
- the asd gene encoding aspartate-semialdehyde dehydrogenase, producing MKNVGFIGWRGIVGSVLLERMIKKKDFNSINAIFFTTSQHGKIIPFNIKNKCKILQDAYNIEILSSLDIILSCQGSTYTNKIYSKLRLIGWNGYWIDASSYLRTSENSVIALDPVNLNIIKKNIDMGIKTFVGGNCTVSLMLMALGGLFTNNLIKWLYVSTYQAASGAGSNFMKELLLQMKFISKISNIEDKSINILNIEREISKNFTKNNFPKKYFSVPLAGSLIPWIDKKICNGQTKEEWKGQFETNKILNTKKIIPIDGICVRIGALRSHSQSFTIKLKQDLSLDNIKDIIQNHNKWVKVISNDISNTINHLTPIAVSGKLDIPIGRIKKLNIDKNCFSAFSVGDQLLWGAAEPLRRILKLLVNY from the coding sequence ATGAAAAATGTAGGATTCATAGGATGGAGAGGTATTGTTGGATCTGTTCTATTAGAAAGAATGATAAAAAAAAAAGATTTTAATTCTATTAATGCAATATTTTTTACCACTTCACAACATGGAAAAATAATTCCTTTTAATATTAAAAATAAATGTAAAATTTTACAGGATGCTTATAATATTGAAATATTATCATCTTTAGATATAATTTTATCATGTCAAGGTAGTACATATACAAATAAAATATATTCTAAATTACGTTTGATAGGTTGGAATGGTTATTGGATAGATGCTTCATCATATTTAAGAACTTCTGAAAATTCTGTAATTGCATTAGATCCAGTAAATTTAAATATCATAAAAAAAAACATAGATATGGGTATCAAAACTTTTGTAGGAGGTAATTGTACTGTTAGTTTAATGTTAATGGCACTAGGAGGATTATTTACAAATAATTTAATTAAGTGGTTATATGTATCAACGTATCAAGCTGCATCAGGTGCAGGTTCAAATTTTATGAAAGAACTTTTATTACAAATGAAATTTATATCGAAAATATCAAATATTGAAGATAAATCTATTAATATTTTAAATATTGAAAGAGAAATTTCTAAAAATTTTACAAAAAATAATTTTCCTAAAAAATATTTTTCTGTACCATTAGCTGGAAGTCTAATTCCATGGATAGATAAAAAAATTTGTAATGGACAAACAAAAGAAGAATGGAAAGGTCAATTTGAAACAAATAAAATTTTAAATACAAAAAAAATTATTCCTATAGATGGTATTTGTGTTCGTATTGGTGCTTTAAGATCTCATAGTCAATCTTTTACTATAAAACTTAAGCAAGACTTATCATTAGATAATATTAAAGATATTATACAAAATCATAATAAATGGGTTAAAGTTATATCTAATGATATTAGTAATACTATAAATCATTTAACTCCTATTGCAGTAAGTGGTAAGCTAGATATACCTATTGGAAGAATTAAAAAACTCAATATAGATAAAAATTGTTTTTCAGCATTTTCTGTAGGTGATCAATTACTTTGGGGTGCTGCTGAACCATTAAGGAGAATATTAAAATTATTAGTTAATTATTAA
- a CDS encoding phospholipase D family protein, with the protein MNTKKFLILLIFILLKIDVAVATRIDVLFTPNKKTLPVIINLIKHAKKEILVAAYTFTNKTLAFALLNASHKGIKIYIIVDAKNNIHRYTAINFLKNKTNNIHIRMNNHYAIMHNKFIIIDRSTVETGSLNYSANAIKRNAENIIIIYNSKKIAKIYKKQFLKLWKESLIKIN; encoded by the coding sequence ATGAATACAAAAAAGTTTTTAATTTTATTAATTTTTATTTTATTAAAAATTGATGTAGCTGTTGCAACTCGTATTGATGTATTATTTACTCCTAATAAAAAAACATTACCAGTAATAATTAATCTTATTAAACACGCTAAAAAAGAAATATTAGTTGCTGCTTATACATTTACTAATAAAACTTTAGCTTTTGCATTATTAAATGCAAGTCATAAGGGTATAAAAATTTACATAATTGTTGATGCTAAAAATAATATTCATCGTTATACTGCAATTAATTTTTTAAAAAATAAAACTAATAACATTCATATTAGAATGAATAATCATTATGCAATCATGCATAATAAATTTATTATTATAGATAGATCTACTGTTGAAACAGGTTCTTTAAATTATTCTGCTAATGCGATAAAACGTAATGCAGAAAATATAATTATTATTTATAACTCTAAAAAAATAGCTAAAATATATAAAAAACAATTTTTAAAATTATGGAAAGAAAGTTTAATTAAAATTAATTAA
- the ung gene encoding uracil-DNA glycosylase has protein sequence MKKNINWTNFLKKEKQKFYFKKLINKINTDIISGKIIYPNKKNIFYVFKVTNPKNLKVVILGQDPYYEKNQANGLAFSVMPNIKIPASLKNIYKSLKFDIPNFKIPKHGYLLNWAKQGVMLLNTVLTVEKGLANSHNNIGWEKFTNNVINIISNNFKNIVFLLWGEKAKKKIKFINNKKHYILYTSHPSPYSAHKGFLHCKHFSKTNKYLIDHKYNPIDWDLNYI, from the coding sequence ATGAAAAAAAATATTAATTGGACTAATTTCTTAAAAAAAGAAAAACAAAAATTTTATTTTAAAAAATTAATAAATAAAATTAATACTGATATTATTTCTGGTAAAATTATTTATCCAAATAAAAAAAATATATTTTATGTTTTTAAAGTTACTAATCCCAAAAATTTAAAAGTAGTTATATTAGGTCAGGATCCTTATTATGAAAAAAATCAAGCTAATGGTTTAGCTTTTTCTGTAATGCCTAATATAAAAATTCCTGCTTCATTGAAAAATATTTATAAATCATTAAAATTTGATATACCAAACTTCAAAATCCCTAAACACGGATATTTATTAAATTGGGCTAAACAAGGTGTAATGCTATTAAATACTGTATTAACAGTAGAAAAAGGACTAGCTAACTCACATAATAATATTGGATGGGAAAAATTTACTAATAATGTTATTAATATTATTAGTAATAATTTTAAAAATATAGTGTTTTTACTATGGGGTGAAAAAGCAAAAAAAAAAATAAAATTTATTAATAATAAAAAACATTATATTTTATATACATCACACCCTTCACCTTATTCTGCACACAAAGGGTTTTTACATTGTAAACATTTTTCTAAAACAAACAAATATCTTATTGATCATAAATATAATCCTATTGATTGGGACTTAAATTACATATAA
- the rpsF gene encoding 30S ribosomal protein S6 yields MRYYEIILIIHPDQSDQIEDILKYYKSIIDQNKGIISRLENWGRRQLSYPINKLHKAHYILMNIMINNNYINNLEKNFFLNESIIRYIVIKTKKEIKCMSPILKSKDEHTEEKSNDIIKTI; encoded by the coding sequence ATGAGATATTATGAAATAATATTAATTATACATCCAGATCAAAGTGATCAAATTGAAGATATTTTAAAATATTATAAAAGTATTATTGATCAAAATAAAGGTATAATTTCTAGGTTAGAAAATTGGGGAAGAAGACAATTATCATATCCTATTAATAAATTACATAAAGCACATTATATTTTAATGAATATAATGATTAATAATAATTATATTAATAATTTAGAAAAAAATTTTTTTCTTAATGAATCAATTATAAGATATATAGTAATTAAAACTAAAAAAGAAATTAAATGTATGTCACCTATTTTGAAATCAAAAGATGAACATACAGAAGAAAAAAGTAACGATATTATAAAAACTATATAA